The proteins below come from a single Gimesia alba genomic window:
- a CDS encoding ABC transporter permease, whose protein sequence is MTLFRLILQEMQHRKINFLLGLSSVVIAVACLIAALTLLQADEIQTTFILEQKADEVKQAGAELKDSMRKIMKGLGFNILVLPANQDLSEFHLTGVVSETMPEAYVKELAESKIVTVNHLLPMVAKKITWPEKKCDVILTGTRGEVPILHRALKKPLQQQVPKGSMVLGYQIQKKLGLSKEDEVQLMGKNFKVTQTYPERGTADDSTVWINLEEAQELLGMQNLVNAILALECNCAAEDRVAQIRDEIGKILPGTQVIERGPPALARAEARNKAHETALASLEQEKASRLKMIERHADFAAVLVPLVVLGCGAWIGFLSLENVRRRATEIGILRAIGLRSSQVFGIFIIKAIVIGVIGALIGYFLGYGIGIIWGNLPASVNPEAALFSGQWLLLSLVFAPVLASLSSWIPALLAARQDPATILQEG, encoded by the coding sequence ATGACTTTATTTCGCTTAATTCTTCAGGAAATGCAGCATCGTAAGATTAATTTTCTGCTGGGGCTCTCCTCTGTTGTCATTGCGGTTGCTTGCTTGATCGCTGCTTTAACCTTGTTACAGGCAGATGAAATTCAAACGACTTTCATTCTGGAACAGAAGGCAGATGAGGTGAAGCAGGCGGGGGCAGAACTGAAAGACTCCATGCGGAAAATCATGAAAGGGCTCGGGTTTAATATCCTCGTCCTGCCGGCGAATCAGGATTTGAGTGAATTCCATTTAACCGGGGTTGTTTCTGAAACGATGCCGGAAGCATACGTTAAAGAGCTGGCCGAATCGAAAATCGTGACCGTCAATCACCTGTTGCCGATGGTCGCCAAAAAAATTACCTGGCCAGAAAAAAAATGTGATGTGATTTTAACGGGCACGCGTGGTGAAGTGCCTATTTTACATCGTGCTCTCAAGAAACCGCTCCAGCAACAGGTTCCTAAGGGAAGCATGGTGCTGGGCTATCAGATTCAGAAGAAACTAGGCTTGAGCAAAGAGGATGAAGTTCAACTGATGGGGAAAAACTTCAAAGTCACTCAAACTTATCCCGAACGGGGCACCGCTGATGACAGTACCGTCTGGATCAACTTGGAAGAAGCACAGGAATTACTGGGAATGCAAAACCTGGTCAATGCGATCCTGGCTCTGGAATGTAATTGTGCTGCCGAAGATCGAGTCGCTCAAATTCGAGATGAAATTGGAAAGATCCTCCCCGGGACGCAAGTGATTGAACGTGGCCCCCCTGCTTTGGCCCGCGCAGAGGCACGCAACAAAGCACATGAAACGGCACTCGCTTCTCTGGAGCAGGAAAAGGCCAGTCGATTAAAGATGATCGAACGCCACGCTGATTTCGCAGCCGTTTTAGTTCCTTTAGTTGTACTCGGTTGTGGTGCCTGGATCGGTTTTCTGTCCCTGGAAAACGTCCGGCGTCGCGCGACGGAAATTGGTATCTTGCGGGCGATCGGTTTACGGTCTTCCCAGGTCTTTGGGATCTTTATCATCAAGGCGATTGTGATTGGTGTGATTGGTGCCTTGATCGGCTATTTTTTGGGCTACGGGATCGGAATCATCTGGGGGAACCTGCCGGCATCCGTCAATCCAGAAGCAGCCCTGTTTTCGGGGCAGTGGTTGCTGTTAAGTCTGGTTTTTGCACCAGTGCTGGCTAGCTTATCCAGTTGGATCCCCGCGTTGCTGGCGGCAAGACAGGATCCAGCCACGATTCTGCAGGAAGGATAA
- a CDS encoding ABC transporter ATP-binding protein has protein sequence MLLELVELSKSFKSGSQRVQAVDGISLTVGAGEFLAIKGPSGCGKSTLLLMVGGLLSPDSGKVLIEGTDPYALSNDQRARFRSTHLGFVFQQFHLVPYLTVLDNVLTPALATNLAAAKERANALISQFGLEHRLHHTPAELSTGEKQRVALARALFHQPKILLADEPTGNLDSENSEIVLNALNQFTQNGGCVLMVTHDDQAVQSAQKVLGIKDGRLQPQSETEALINS, from the coding sequence ATGTTATTGGAATTGGTTGAGTTATCGAAGTCGTTCAAGTCCGGCTCCCAACGGGTTCAAGCCGTGGATGGGATCAGTCTGACTGTGGGCGCAGGGGAATTTCTGGCGATCAAAGGTCCGAGTGGCTGTGGGAAGTCGACCTTGCTGTTAATGGTTGGGGGATTGTTGAGTCCTGATTCGGGAAAGGTGCTGATTGAGGGAACAGATCCTTATGCCCTTTCAAATGACCAGAGAGCCCGGTTTCGATCAACTCATCTGGGTTTTGTTTTTCAACAGTTTCATCTCGTCCCTTATTTAACGGTATTGGATAACGTGTTAACGCCCGCGCTGGCAACCAATTTGGCGGCGGCGAAAGAACGGGCGAATGCCTTGATTTCACAGTTTGGTTTGGAGCACCGTTTGCACCATACCCCTGCGGAATTGAGTACAGGAGAAAAACAGCGGGTGGCTTTGGCCAGAGCGCTGTTTCACCAACCTAAAATTCTGCTGGCAGATGAGCCAACCGGGAATCTGGATTCTGAAAATTCTGAGATCGTGTTGAACGCACTCAATCAATTTACCCAGAATGGAGGCTGTGTGCTGATGGTGACTCACGATGATCAAGCCGTGCAGTCAGCTCAGAAAGTGTTAGGCATCAAGGATGGCCGGTTACAGCCTCAAAGTGAAACAGAAGCGTTAATTAATTCTTAA
- the modA gene encoding molybdate ABC transporter substrate-binding protein — translation MAFVGGSLAVLVIMLGVLIYAPPKENAETPVKTVQNSDDQPSATNESGEAESGSANQETESLVMYCAAGIKPPVAEAAAQFAAEEFGIPIQLQYGGSGTLLSNLQVAKKGDLYLAADTSYIKIAREKNLVKEAVPVAQMHPVIMVKKGNPKQIKSIDDLMKEGVTVSLANPDAASIGKLAKKELGKAGKWDALAKSARVFKPTVSEVANDVLLGAVDAGIVWDATVNQHADKVEMIEVPEFSEAIKNVTVGVLNSSAHPQEALMFARYLQAPEKGQKLFAAQGYQTVKGDTWEPHPQILLFSGGVNRLAIQDTLKEFEKREGVSINVVYNGCGILVGQINSGQRPDAYFACDTSYMVQVQPKFTLPLTVAETDMIIIVEKGNPKNIKSVYDLAGDDIKVGIAHHEQSALGALTKKLLGPLVQNDKSLYDAIQPNVKTNTPTADLLVNQLRTGSLDAAIVYRANISKVTDKLDVVEIKEGRPLAEQPIAILKSTKYPNLMQRLVDQLTSDSSRVIFESRGFRWRFTPEST, via the coding sequence ATGGCGTTTGTCGGAGGTTCTCTGGCAGTTCTTGTGATCATGTTGGGGGTCTTGATTTATGCTCCTCCAAAAGAGAACGCTGAGACGCCGGTCAAGACAGTTCAGAACTCTGATGACCAGCCGAGTGCGACGAATGAATCTGGGGAAGCCGAGTCTGGCTCTGCAAATCAGGAGACTGAGTCCCTGGTGATGTACTGTGCGGCCGGCATCAAACCACCGGTTGCTGAAGCAGCAGCACAGTTTGCAGCTGAAGAGTTCGGCATTCCAATTCAATTACAGTATGGCGGCTCAGGGACTCTGCTGAGTAATTTACAGGTAGCGAAAAAAGGAGACTTGTATCTGGCGGCAGATACAAGCTATATCAAAATTGCCCGCGAGAAGAATCTGGTCAAAGAAGCCGTTCCGGTAGCGCAAATGCATCCGGTTATCATGGTCAAAAAAGGGAACCCGAAGCAGATTAAATCGATAGACGACCTGATGAAAGAAGGCGTGACGGTTTCCCTGGCGAATCCCGATGCCGCCTCGATCGGAAAGCTGGCGAAAAAAGAACTGGGAAAAGCCGGGAAGTGGGATGCGCTGGCAAAATCAGCGCGGGTCTTCAAACCGACCGTTTCAGAAGTTGCCAATGATGTGCTGCTGGGGGCGGTCGATGCGGGTATTGTCTGGGATGCGACCGTCAATCAACATGCAGACAAAGTAGAGATGATTGAGGTCCCCGAATTCTCAGAGGCAATTAAAAATGTGACAGTGGGAGTTTTGAATTCTTCCGCACATCCTCAGGAAGCGTTAATGTTTGCCCGTTACCTGCAGGCTCCTGAGAAAGGTCAGAAATTGTTTGCAGCACAGGGATACCAGACGGTCAAAGGCGACACCTGGGAACCGCATCCGCAAATACTGCTCTTTAGTGGGGGGGTAAACCGACTGGCGATTCAGGATACGCTGAAAGAATTTGAAAAGCGTGAAGGCGTTTCCATTAACGTGGTATATAACGGCTGTGGAATTCTGGTCGGGCAAATCAACAGCGGGCAAAGACCGGATGCGTACTTTGCTTGTGATACATCCTATATGGTGCAGGTACAACCCAAGTTCACCCTGCCCTTAACCGTCGCTGAAACGGACATGATTATCATCGTTGAAAAAGGCAATCCTAAGAATATTAAATCCGTTTATGATCTGGCTGGCGATGATATCAAGGTGGGGATTGCCCATCATGAGCAAAGTGCATTGGGGGCTCTGACCAAAAAATTACTGGGTCCCCTGGTACAGAATGATAAAAGTCTGTACGACGCCATTCAGCCGAACGTCAAAACCAATACTCCGACGGCTGATCTGCTGGTGAATCAATTACGAACCGGTTCTCTGGATGCGGCAATTGTCTATCGAGCCAATATTTCTAAAGTCACAGATAAGCTGGATGTCGTAGAAATTAAAGAGGGACGTCCTCTGGCCGAGCAGCCGATTGCGATCTTGAAGTCGACAAAATATCCCAACCTGATGCAGCGTCTGGTCGATCAGTTAACATCGGACTCTTCTCGAGTGATTTTTGAATCGCGAGGGTTTCGCTGGCGTTTCACTCCGGAGTCGACATGA
- a CDS encoding ABC transporter permease, producing the protein MTEQNTDEHSSKLKSRSDLPFYTIFIAISAIYVLLIVAMLSAETTYTTPDHIWGAFAKPEIRYAIWLSLVSCAITTVLSLWVSVPIGYLMSRHNFWGKTLVDAILDIPIVLPPLVIGLCLLILFQVEVPQIEWVNHVLKSVSGALFGKEIYVAQGDSLDDMIRKMTGLIFSRPIGVTYEIPSVILAQFMVACAFAVRTMRVTFDQIGPRYEQVALTLGCNRGQAFWRVVFPQAYRGLLAAGTLAWARSLGEFGPILVFSGATRMKTEVLPTTVFLELTVGNIEGAVAASLIMVVSALIVLVIARMFGLTRGAAI; encoded by the coding sequence ATGACCGAGCAGAACACTGACGAACATTCCAGCAAGCTCAAATCTCGTTCTGATCTCCCCTTCTATACGATTTTCATTGCCATCAGCGCCATTTATGTGCTGCTGATTGTTGCGATGTTGTCGGCAGAGACGACATATACCACGCCCGATCATATCTGGGGCGCGTTTGCCAAGCCGGAAATTCGCTATGCGATCTGGTTGAGCCTTGTTTCCTGTGCAATTACGACGGTGTTGTCACTCTGGGTCTCGGTGCCGATCGGGTATTTAATGTCCCGTCACAATTTCTGGGGCAAAACCCTGGTGGATGCGATTCTGGATATTCCGATTGTGTTACCTCCACTGGTGATTGGCCTGTGCCTGTTGATTTTGTTCCAGGTGGAAGTGCCTCAAATTGAATGGGTGAACCATGTATTGAAGTCGGTTTCAGGAGCTCTATTTGGGAAAGAAATCTATGTCGCTCAGGGCGATTCGCTGGATGACATGATTCGCAAAATGACTGGCCTGATTTTCAGTAGGCCGATTGGCGTGACTTACGAAATTCCAAGTGTGATTCTGGCGCAATTTATGGTGGCGTGTGCCTTTGCGGTCCGGACAATGCGGGTGACCTTCGATCAGATTGGGCCCCGCTATGAGCAGGTTGCGTTGACACTGGGCTGTAATCGCGGTCAGGCTTTCTGGCGTGTGGTGTTTCCCCAGGCTTATCGCGGCTTATTAGCGGCGGGCACACTGGCCTGGGCGCGTTCTCTGGGGGAGTTTGGGCCGATTCTGGTATTTTCTGGTGCCACGCGTATGAAAACAGAGGTTCTGCCCACAACCGTGTTTTTGGAGCTGACTGTTGGTAACATAGAAGGTGCGGTTGCGGCTTCCTTGATTATGGTTGTTTCCGCATTGATTGTATTAGTCATCGCTCGAATGTTCGGGCTGACGCGCGGCGCGGCAATTTAA
- a CDS encoding ABC transporter ATP-binding protein → MISVNNLCVQVGEFSLEDISFEVPQGHYAVLMGKTGSGKTTILETICGLKKVLSGTIHLNGKLMTHAKPSEREIGYVPQDGVLFHTMTVRDNLAFALELRKWSKKAINKRVDELADLLGITELLDRTPHGLSGGETQRVALGRALAAKPAFLCLDEPLSALDEHTREEMCVLLSDVQRLTRVTTLHITHNLSESDRLGDIKLRIEGGAVHQVSTGGTEKISGQPNQVSQTTKSTP, encoded by the coding sequence ATGATTTCAGTAAATAATCTTTGTGTACAAGTTGGTGAGTTCAGCCTGGAGGATATCAGCTTTGAAGTGCCTCAGGGGCACTATGCGGTATTAATGGGCAAGACAGGTAGTGGAAAGACGACGATTCTGGAAACGATTTGTGGTTTGAAGAAAGTGCTTTCCGGAACGATCCACCTGAACGGGAAACTGATGACGCATGCCAAACCATCTGAGCGTGAGATTGGTTATGTCCCTCAGGATGGTGTGCTGTTTCATACGATGACGGTCAGAGATAATCTGGCCTTTGCGCTGGAACTCCGAAAATGGAGCAAAAAGGCAATCAATAAACGTGTGGACGAGTTGGCCGACCTGCTGGGGATTACAGAGTTACTCGATCGGACTCCGCATGGATTAAGTGGAGGGGAAACGCAACGCGTTGCGCTGGGGCGGGCTCTGGCAGCCAAGCCTGCCTTTTTGTGTCTGGATGAGCCTTTAAGTGCATTGGACGAACATACGCGTGAAGAAATGTGTGTGCTGCTGAGTGATGTACAACGATTGACCCGCGTTACAACATTGCATATCACACATAATCTTTCAGAGTCCGATCGACTAGGAGATATCAAATTACGGATTGAAGGGGGTGCGGTTCATCAGGTCTCAACGGGCGGCACGGAGAAAATTTCGGGACAGCCGAATCAGGTAAGTCAGACAACAAAATCAACCCCGTGA
- a CDS encoding MoaD/ThiS family protein codes for MKIVVEYSAQVKKAAGVGKEEFEVNEGSSLQELVKQVAENHAASLKSILFPNSDELHPSILLFVSNQQVLWEEPFTLEPHHVVTILSPISGG; via the coding sequence ATGAAGATTGTAGTGGAGTATTCGGCACAGGTTAAAAAAGCCGCCGGTGTGGGAAAAGAAGAATTCGAGGTTAATGAGGGGAGCTCTCTGCAGGAACTTGTCAAACAAGTGGCAGAAAATCATGCAGCTTCTTTAAAATCAATTCTGTTCCCGAATTCAGACGAGTTACACCCGTCGATCCTGTTGTTTGTCTCCAATCAGCAGGTGTTGTGGGAGGAACCGTTTACTTTAGAACCGCATCATGTCGTGACGATTCTCTCGCCGATTTCCGGCGGATGA
- a CDS encoding HesA/MoeB/ThiF family protein, whose amino-acid sequence MSGFAPLTDEERAVYEWQIWVPEFGEAGQEKLKNASVLVSRCGGLGSVVAYELAAAGIGKLVIAHAGNVKPSDLNRQLLMTHDWLGKPRVESAERRLKELNPRLEIVAVPENLNEENAEQLVNQVDLIVDCAPLFPERYAMNRQSVLQNKPLIECAMYDLEAQITTFIPGQTGCLSCLFPNDPPAWKREFPVFGAVSGTVGCIAAMEAIKVLSGLGEPLTNQLLMFDLRDMTFRRNTIQRRTNCPVCGT is encoded by the coding sequence ATGTCTGGTTTCGCTCCCCTGACAGATGAAGAACGAGCAGTTTATGAATGGCAGATCTGGGTACCGGAGTTTGGTGAAGCCGGCCAGGAGAAATTGAAAAATGCGTCGGTGCTGGTCTCGCGTTGCGGGGGGCTGGGCAGCGTGGTGGCCTATGAACTGGCAGCGGCAGGAATTGGCAAACTGGTGATTGCTCATGCAGGAAATGTCAAACCGAGTGATTTAAATCGCCAGTTATTGATGACGCATGACTGGTTAGGTAAGCCGCGTGTGGAATCGGCAGAACGTCGTCTGAAAGAGTTGAATCCCCGCCTGGAAATTGTCGCCGTTCCCGAAAATCTGAATGAAGAAAACGCGGAACAGCTTGTGAATCAGGTCGATTTAATTGTTGATTGTGCCCCGCTCTTCCCTGAACGCTATGCGATGAATCGTCAATCGGTATTACAGAATAAGCCGTTAATTGAGTGTGCCATGTATGACCTGGAAGCACAGATTACAACATTCATACCCGGTCAAACGGGCTGTTTGTCCTGTCTGTTTCCTAATGATCCGCCCGCCTGGAAACGTGAGTTTCCCGTGTTTGGCGCTGTGTCAGGAACTGTCGGCTGTATCGCGGCGATGGAGGCGATCAAGGTTCTGTCCGGATTGGGAGAGCCGCTGACAAATCAGTTGTTGATGTTTGATTTGCGGGACATGACATTTCGGCGAAATACAATTCAACGCCGGACAAACTGCCCCGTTTGTGGGACATAG
- a CDS encoding neutral/alkaline non-lysosomal ceramidase N-terminal domain-containing protein, with protein MKIQNRPYLLIIVLLTWISAGNDSRVLSAEVTRQSEWRAAAGSVVITPEKSMWMSGYAARTKPSEGKVHDLFAKVLIIEDAKGQKIVLITTDLIGITPALRDPIAARLESEYQIPSAALLMNASHTHCGPELREKKASRRGLGGDRGAEAREYTQSLVKKIVKHVGETLPRLEPVTLKYSYGRAGFAMNRRLPTPKGVINSPHPEGPVDQRVPVLSVARPDGSVMAALFGYACHNTTLSFYQFCGDYAGFAQEYLEADHPGMVALFMMGCGGDQNPYPRRTLDLAKQHGRALANAVETALSVKQSRLIHGPLGIAMDDVELEFATPPSREELLKSQETGNKYEKSHATRLLAQLKERGGIQTTYAFPLQVIQFGNDLTLVAICGETVVDYSLRLQSELKSGFGVAESVEPIVWVAGYSNHVFGYLPSLRVLKEGGYEGARAMIYSSYPGPFTDSVENRVTSKIHHLTEQARQAVKK; from the coding sequence ATGAAAATTCAGAACCGTCCGTATCTGTTGATTATTGTTCTTTTGACATGGATCTCTGCTGGTAACGACAGCCGCGTGTTGTCTGCCGAGGTGACGAGGCAGTCTGAATGGCGCGCCGCGGCGGGTTCGGTTGTCATCACTCCGGAAAAGTCGATGTGGATGTCAGGCTACGCAGCACGCACGAAGCCTTCGGAAGGGAAGGTTCACGATCTGTTTGCGAAAGTGTTAATCATTGAGGATGCGAAAGGGCAAAAGATCGTTCTGATTACGACGGACTTAATCGGAATTACGCCGGCACTCCGCGATCCAATTGCTGCTCGTCTGGAATCAGAGTATCAGATTCCTTCCGCAGCACTGTTGATGAATGCCTCGCATACACACTGTGGTCCCGAGTTGAGGGAAAAGAAGGCATCCCGTCGCGGACTGGGAGGAGATCGTGGGGCTGAGGCGCGCGAGTACACTCAGTCACTGGTCAAAAAAATAGTGAAGCACGTCGGCGAAACATTGCCTCGGCTGGAGCCGGTGACGTTAAAATATTCTTATGGTCGGGCCGGGTTCGCGATGAATCGGCGTTTGCCGACTCCGAAGGGCGTCATTAATAGTCCACATCCCGAAGGTCCAGTAGATCAGCGGGTACCAGTGTTGAGTGTGGCGCGTCCTGATGGTTCTGTGATGGCAGCGCTCTTCGGATATGCCTGTCATAATACCACGCTTAGCTTTTATCAGTTTTGCGGTGACTACGCCGGATTTGCGCAGGAATATCTGGAAGCCGATCATCCGGGAATGGTGGCGTTATTTATGATGGGGTGCGGCGGCGATCAAAACCCGTATCCCCGTCGGACATTGGATCTGGCAAAACAACATGGGCGTGCTCTGGCTAACGCGGTGGAAACTGCTCTGTCTGTCAAGCAGTCTCGCTTGATTCATGGTCCTCTTGGAATCGCGATGGATGATGTTGAGTTGGAGTTTGCCACACCCCCTTCCCGTGAGGAATTGCTCAAATCCCAAGAGACGGGAAACAAGTATGAGAAAAGTCATGCGACACGGCTGTTAGCACAACTGAAAGAACGAGGGGGAATACAAACGACATATGCCTTCCCTTTACAGGTAATCCAGTTTGGAAATGATCTGACATTGGTTGCGATTTGCGGCGAGACGGTCGTTGATTACTCGTTACGTCTGCAATCAGAGCTAAAATCGGGTTTTGGTGTTGCTGAAAGTGTAGAACCGATTGTCTGGGTCGCCGGTTATTCCAACCATGTATTTGGATATCTGCCTAGCCTGCGGGTGTTGAAAGAAGGTGGATACGAGGGAGCCCGAGCGATGATTTATTCTTCTTATCCGGGACCGTTTACTGATTCCGTAGAAAACCGAGTCACATCGAAAATACATCATCTCACCGAACAGGCCCGTCAGGCTGTGAAGAAGTGA
- a CDS encoding prenyltransferase/squalene oxidase repeat-containing protein — protein MFTSVVQAQTDQEVTESRLKGVEFLKSQQKEDGSWEYEGHPVGITALCTMALLENGIPVNDPVIRKGREFVLKESDKLKSTYDLALAILLLSRVGDREDKVQIRRFAARLIAGQTTTGGWTYSCPLASASSLNNPRARPKLGTSPGDNSCTQFAVLGLWTASRSNINIDNSMIGVARRFVETQNEDGGWPYAMPKDDKAEPSRNSMTLAGLFCLTVARAAKIRSLQEEQEKEGESRASDQKEGETLVSDPIFAKGLEMAGKYAAGINASSARYFLWSTERVGVLLGLEKLGDTDWFSRGASALIKTQKEDGSWENSRGKLADTSFAILFLRKANLGSDISRMLNGEPEKKFQIYTQAKKPEFEKLEDAVTAAKAGDLIRVNGDGPFRIPHVEIDKDLTIEAGFGYSPVFVYTRGRNKLGLRARPERDPNVRHILRVSKGTLALEGIAFEFDPPEVGKEIPWAAIVVNGGNLKMLNCTISEQNDKGMAAIQFLKPTDSSITNCFFVGGRAAIEIEGTGKQTVLVDGSVLFSRKIFSILKSSGASAGGDINLNISHSTIQGEDVFDFERFVKNIHVKSDHTAYKVDNLGLSMLSLKSSKENRSFEGDGNVYDVDKWLGMSGKADPGVTDIKSWSRFWGNTDDDSLEETISFVQRRPNNSFNHRYKPEDWELSEDSKVAARQYDLGVKSFNVGAGLGFSRFRSSILYNEWKQKQVAEAK, from the coding sequence ATGTTTACCTCTGTTGTACAGGCCCAGACAGATCAGGAAGTGACAGAGTCCCGTTTGAAGGGGGTCGAATTTCTCAAGTCGCAGCAGAAAGAAGATGGAAGTTGGGAGTACGAAGGACATCCTGTCGGCATTACGGCACTCTGCACGATGGCGTTGCTTGAAAACGGAATCCCAGTGAATGATCCTGTGATTCGGAAAGGCCGCGAGTTTGTCCTGAAAGAGTCAGATAAGTTGAAGTCCACATACGATCTAGCGCTGGCGATCTTATTACTCTCGCGGGTGGGAGACCGGGAGGACAAAGTTCAGATTCGAAGGTTTGCTGCACGCTTGATTGCCGGACAGACCACAACCGGTGGCTGGACTTATTCTTGTCCCCTGGCGTCTGCCAGTTCATTGAATAATCCGCGAGCCCGACCCAAATTAGGGACTTCTCCAGGAGATAACAGCTGTACGCAGTTTGCTGTGCTCGGCTTATGGACTGCATCCCGCTCCAATATCAATATTGATAATTCGATGATTGGTGTGGCCCGACGATTTGTTGAGACACAAAACGAAGATGGTGGCTGGCCTTACGCCATGCCCAAGGATGATAAGGCAGAGCCTTCACGAAATTCCATGACATTGGCGGGCCTGTTTTGTCTGACAGTTGCCCGTGCGGCGAAAATCCGGTCGTTACAGGAAGAACAGGAAAAAGAGGGTGAATCCAGAGCATCAGATCAAAAAGAGGGTGAGACACTAGTGTCCGATCCGATTTTTGCCAAAGGCCTTGAAATGGCGGGGAAATATGCAGCAGGAATCAATGCATCCTCTGCTCGTTATTTTCTCTGGTCTACGGAACGCGTGGGGGTCTTGCTGGGGCTGGAAAAACTGGGGGACACCGACTGGTTTTCCAGAGGCGCCAGTGCGTTGATCAAAACTCAGAAAGAAGATGGGAGCTGGGAGAATTCGAGAGGAAAACTGGCTGATACTTCGTTTGCGATCCTTTTTCTGCGGAAGGCCAATCTGGGAAGTGATATTTCTCGGATGTTGAACGGCGAGCCGGAAAAGAAATTTCAGATTTATACTCAGGCAAAGAAACCGGAATTTGAGAAACTGGAAGACGCTGTGACTGCAGCGAAAGCGGGAGACTTGATTCGCGTCAACGGCGATGGCCCTTTCCGAATTCCGCATGTTGAAATTGATAAAGATTTAACGATCGAAGCAGGCTTTGGTTATTCCCCGGTCTTTGTGTATACCAGAGGACGCAATAAACTGGGATTACGAGCCCGTCCGGAACGAGATCCGAATGTGCGACACATCTTACGCGTTTCAAAGGGGACGCTGGCACTGGAAGGAATCGCGTTTGAATTCGATCCACCAGAAGTTGGTAAAGAGATTCCCTGGGCGGCAATTGTCGTGAATGGTGGAAATCTAAAAATGCTGAACTGCACTATCTCAGAGCAGAATGATAAAGGTATGGCCGCCATTCAGTTTCTAAAGCCAACTGATTCTTCCATTACGAACTGCTTTTTCGTCGGCGGACGGGCTGCGATTGAAATTGAAGGAACCGGGAAACAGACTGTGCTGGTGGATGGTTCCGTATTATTCTCGCGAAAAATATTTTCTATTCTCAAGAGTTCCGGTGCATCGGCAGGTGGAGATATCAATCTGAACATTTCGCATAGCACGATTCAGGGTGAGGATGTCTTTGACTTCGAACGCTTTGTCAAAAACATCCATGTGAAGAGCGACCATACCGCCTATAAAGTTGATAACCTGGGATTATCGATGTTGTCTTTGAAGTCTTCAAAAGAAAATCGTTCTTTTGAAGGTGATGGAAATGTTTATGATGTCGATAAATGGCTGGGGATGAGCGGTAAAGCAGATCCTGGTGTGACCGATATTAAAAGCTGGAGTCGATTCTGGGGTAATACGGATGACGACTCTTTAGAGGAAACGATTTCGTTCGTGCAGCGCCGTCCCAATAATTCCTTTAATCATCGGTATAAACCTGAGGATTGGGAATTGTCTGAAGATTCCAAGGTTGCTGCGCGGCAGTATGATCTGGGAGTCAAGTCATTCAATGTGGGAGCCGGTCTGGGATTCAGCCGATTTCGCAGCAGTATTCTGTATAACGAATGGAAACAGAAACAGGTGGCCGAAGCCAAGTGA